One genomic window of Lytechinus variegatus isolate NC3 chromosome 1, Lvar_3.0, whole genome shotgun sequence includes the following:
- the LOC121430036 gene encoding TBC1 domain family member 19-like produces the protein SHIQDKLFYDQLKHYVFQHDLLVDNLYYKDVKLTATNDDQYFVFEDFLYQVLLIFSRDTSVLKHFGKSSATPAKSYIRGMLGVDEFAVVYPPNGVIPFHGFAMFVAPLCFVYDQPPDLYYVFREFYMRHLFRLHTISSHPQGILSLCILFESLLQTIQPQLFFHLKQINAQPLKIAFKWMMRAFSGYLASDQLLLLWDRILAYDSTELLAVLAVAVFCFRRTNLMEASTLASAEAILADITTIQIIPLLQIVIFP, from the exons TCTCATATACAGGACAAGCTTTTCTATGATCAGCTGAAGCATTATGTATTCCAGCATGACCTGCTTGTTGATAATCTCTACTACAAA GATGTGAAACTAACAGCTACCAATGATGATCAGTACTTTGTCTTTGAGGACTTTCTTTATCAAGTCCTTCTTATCTTCTCAAGAGATACCAGTGTCCTCAAGCACTTCGGGAAGAGCTCTGCAACACCGGCAAAATCATACATTAGAG gaatGCTAGGGGTTGATGAGTTTGCTGTTGTGTATCCACCGAATGGAGTCATCCCTTTCCATGGATTTGCCATGTTTG TGGCCCCGTTATGTTTTGTCTACGACCAGCCACCGGATCTCTACTACGTCTTCCGTGAATTCTACATGAGGCACCTGTTTCGCCTCCACACCATATCTTCACATCCTCAG GGTATCTTATCTCTGTGTATCCTGTTTGAGAGTTTACTACAAACCATCCAGCCGCaactcttctttcatctgaagCAAATCAATGCTCAGCC ATTGAAGATTGCTTTTAAGTGGATGATGAGGGCATTTTCTGGTTACTTGGCCAGCGAtcagcttcttcttctttgggATCGGATCCTTGCCTATGATAGCACGGAACTCCTTGCAG TTCTCGCTGTGGCCGTCTTCTGCTTTCGGCGGACCAACTTGATGGAAGCGTCAACCTTAGCCTCTGCTGAAGCCATCCTTGCCGATATCACGACCATCCAGATCATACCCTTGCTTCAAATTGTCATCTTTCCTTGA